From a single Fulvivirga ulvae genomic region:
- a CDS encoding n-acetylglutamate synthase yields MIDYNDRKFKPVINSENGEVDSEMIFHYRQTGNIVTCRYSGSNITEGHLIALVDEQGVLNMRYHQINNKGEIMTGTCKSTPEVMHNGKIRLHENWQWTSGDMSKGLSLLEEL; encoded by the coding sequence ATGATTGACTATAATGACAGGAAGTTCAAACCGGTAATCAATTCTGAAAATGGTGAAGTTGACAGTGAAATGATTTTTCACTACAGGCAGACAGGCAACATTGTAACGTGCCGATATTCAGGCAGTAATATTACGGAGGGACATTTAATAGCACTTGTTGATGAGCAGGGCGTGTTGAATATGAGATACCATCAGATTAACAACAAGGGTGAAATAATGACGGGTACATGCAAATCAACACCTGAAGTGATGCATAATGGTAAAATCCGCCTTCATGAAAACTGGCAATGGACGTCCGGAGACATGAGCAAAGGA